From a single Nothobranchius furzeri strain GRZ-AD chromosome 7, NfurGRZ-RIMD1, whole genome shotgun sequence genomic region:
- the LOC129167250 gene encoding DNA polymerase delta subunit 4-like gives MTTKHGPISNSFKVVKKTRRGGKQNKSPTPPPAPPPAPSPPEKGDDVFKTTREEELQKLRQFDLDWRFGPCTGISRLQRWDRAQLHGLEPPEEIRYLLLQTHTDAEYRLSLWRDYPF, from the exons ATGACGACCAAACACGGACCGATCTCCAATTCCTTCAAGGTGGTGAAGAAaacgaggagaggaggaaaacagAACAAGAGCCCCacacctcctcctgctcctcctcctgctccttctcctCCTGAGAAAG GAGACGACGTGTTTAAGACCACCAGGGAAGAGGAATTACAGAAACTGAGACAGTTTGACCTGGACTGGAGGTTCGGGCCCTGCACAG GTATCAGCAGGCTGCAGAGGTGGGACAGAGCACAGCTTCATGGTCTGGAGCCACCTGAGGAGATCAGATACCTGCTGCTGCAAACACACACTGACGCTGAATACAGActgag CCTGTGGAGAGACTACCCTTTCTGA